The Syntrophorhabdus sp. DNA segment ATGAAAGAGGCCTTGTAGGCCGGAAATAACCGTTTCGTCGAGCTGATGATACCGCGCGTGAAGGTGGTTTCGAAGGAAAGGGGCGTACCGGCGGCTATCACTGTGTCGCCCTCGGAGCAGGCCGAGCTGTCGCCGAGCCGCAGGAAAGCGTACTGTCGCGCTTGCCGGGCCTTGAGGAGGGCGAAATCCCTGTCGGGATCGACAATAATGAGGTCGACGTCGACGACGGAGCCGTCGGAGAAGGTCGCCTTGCCCGTTAACTCGCGCATCACATGAGCATTCGTGACAATATAGCCATCTTTGCTCACCACGAAGCCTGAACCACGGGCCGCTCCGTCAGTGGTGACGGTGATGACGGATGGCTTCAGCGTCTTTATGATCACTGAGAGATCTCCCGTGCCGCGCGTCCGAAAGGGATCCATCACCTTGAAGGCAAGGAAGGCGCCAAGGACCACCAGGACGACCCCGATCAATGATGCGGCCACCACGGCGATCCTTCGCCCGGAGCCCGTTGTCCGCTGCTCGGCAGGGGAGGGGTGTAACTCTTCTGAGGAGGCGGAAGCTTGAGTTCCCGCTGAGCCGTCCGTACCCTTTGAGGAAAAATACTCCCTGACACATTCGTAAGCCCAGTTGATCTCCTTGACGTCGCTCCAGTCGGTTTTCTCCGCGATGAGGACACGGTACGCCCGATCTGCGTCCGCCGCAGACGCATCCTCCCGGAGACCAAGGATCTCGAAGGATCTCTTTGTGCTCGTGTCCATAAGGTCGCCTCGCAAGGATATAATAACGGATCGCCATATTTTGTCAATACAGCCGCCAATCCCTGAACGGCCCCGAAAGTCAGTATATCGGTGTCCCCTGGTGTATAATGCGGGTATCGACGGCGCGCAACCGGGACCTGCGGACAGATGCGGCACGGAAAG contains these protein-coding regions:
- a CDS encoding serine protease, with translation MDTSTKRSFEILGLREDASAADADRAYRVLIAEKTDWSDVKEINWAYECVREYFSSKGTDGSAGTQASASSEELHPSPAEQRTTGSGRRIAVVAASLIGVVLVVLGAFLAFKVMDPFRTRGTGDLSVIIKTLKPSVITVTTDGAARGSGFVVSKDGYIVTNAHVMRELTGKATFSDGSVVDVDLIIVDPDRDFALLKARQARQYAFLRLGDSSACSEGDTVIAAGTPLSFETTFTRGIISSTKRLFPAYKASFIQTDAALSPGNSGGPLINLSGDVIGINSLKISGLSVEGMGFAVAINDVKHHISSRRQMGESDLARQLARVEEKMEEMNQWRDQSSGREEKRVRDRMVEEQWERERRRREFSERVDEANRNLREQKEREERRIEEEAEQYRSRMRDQMEAKRKALSECLQTANHRYQTAWNDSCRSMNLGAQCKLPYSSASMLEQRLMQSRNECFRLYPQ